The proteins below come from a single Aquipuribacter hungaricus genomic window:
- the hisI gene encoding phosphoribosyl-AMP cyclohydrolase, which yields MSPTEDEVDRLLGSVRFGPDGLVAAVAQQHDTREVLMVAWMDRDALVETLTTRRGTYFSRSRQERWRKGDTSGHVQHVVRVSADCDGDTVLLEVDQVGVACHTGTRTCFDDRVLLAPEAPA from the coding sequence GTGAGCCCGACCGAGGACGAGGTCGACCGGCTCCTCGGCAGCGTGCGGTTCGGGCCCGACGGGCTCGTCGCCGCGGTCGCGCAGCAGCACGACACCCGCGAGGTGCTCATGGTCGCGTGGATGGACCGGGACGCCCTGGTCGAGACCCTCACCACCCGGCGCGGCACGTACTTCAGCCGGTCGCGGCAGGAGCGCTGGCGCAAGGGCGACACCTCCGGGCACGTCCAGCACGTGGTGCGGGTGTCCGCCGACTGCGACGGCGACACCGTCCTGCTCGAGGTCGACCAGGTGGGCGTCGCCTGCCACACCGGCACCCGCACGTGCTTCGACGACCGCGTCCTGCTCGCCCCGGAGGCCCCCGCGTGA
- a CDS encoding ABC transporter ATP-binding protein, which produces MASAAPTAATTGAASGRIATASGAGGWATVRRGLSLSPEILQGIWVTLLLAAVSTVGRVIVPVGVQQTIDTGINAPGGPDVGRIVTLVLLAAGAVLLTGLCAYLVNVRLFTATEAGLATLRTTAFRRIHDLSTLTQNTERRGALVSRVTSDVDTISTFVQFGGLILFISLGQIVVATVLMAVYSWWLALLVWVAFLPLFLSLRPLQKLLSVRFAAVRENVGLMLGGISEAVVGADTIRAYGAERRTQGRIDAGVEEHRRTATSAGVFASSIFASGTLVSGLAVAAVVGVGVWAGVGGALTIGELLAFLFLVQLFTQPVQIATEMLNELQNALAGWRRVIAVLDTPADIADPAGSPGATPVPPGPVTARFEGVTYAYPDGPQVLKDIDLEIPAQARVAVVGETGSGKTTLAKLLTRLQDPATGRVLLNGVDLRDVPFSSLRRRVVLVPQEGFLFDVSLRENIRLARPGATDEAVDLVVTEMGLQPWLEGLPHGLDTRVGQRGESLSAGERQLVAVARAYLADPDLLVLDEATSAVDPATEVRLNRALDGLTRGRTSVAIAHRLSTAEAADLVVVVDAGRVVETGTSVELVRAGGVYARLHASWVAQRSDDSAPVDPAGPSTGSTAFGTRGAADDVEVDA; this is translated from the coding sequence ATGGCCTCCGCAGCACCGACCGCCGCGACGACCGGCGCCGCCTCCGGCCGGATCGCCACCGCCTCGGGCGCCGGCGGTTGGGCCACCGTCCGTCGAGGCCTGTCCCTCTCCCCGGAGATCCTCCAGGGGATCTGGGTGACGCTGCTGCTCGCCGCGGTGTCCACGGTCGGGCGCGTCATCGTCCCGGTCGGCGTGCAGCAGACGATCGACACCGGCATCAACGCCCCCGGCGGGCCGGACGTCGGTCGGATCGTCACCCTCGTCCTTCTCGCGGCCGGCGCGGTCCTGCTCACCGGCCTGTGCGCGTACCTGGTCAACGTCCGGTTGTTCACCGCCACCGAGGCCGGCCTGGCGACGCTGCGCACGACGGCCTTCCGCCGGATCCACGACCTGTCGACGCTCACGCAGAACACCGAGCGGCGAGGCGCGCTGGTGTCGCGGGTGACCAGCGACGTGGACACCATCTCCACGTTCGTCCAGTTCGGCGGCCTCATCCTCTTCATCTCCCTCGGGCAGATCGTCGTGGCCACCGTGCTCATGGCGGTGTACTCGTGGTGGCTGGCCCTGCTCGTGTGGGTGGCGTTCCTGCCCCTGTTCCTCAGCCTGCGCCCGCTGCAGAAGCTGCTGAGCGTCCGCTTCGCCGCCGTCCGCGAGAACGTCGGGCTCATGCTCGGCGGCATCAGCGAGGCCGTCGTCGGCGCCGACACCATCCGCGCGTACGGCGCCGAGCGGCGCACCCAGGGCCGGATCGACGCCGGCGTCGAGGAGCACCGCCGCACCGCGACGAGCGCCGGGGTCTTCGCCTCGAGCATCTTCGCCAGCGGCACCCTCGTCTCCGGCCTGGCCGTCGCGGCCGTGGTCGGGGTCGGCGTGTGGGCCGGCGTCGGCGGCGCGCTGACCATCGGCGAGCTGCTCGCCTTCCTGTTCCTCGTCCAGCTGTTCACCCAGCCGGTGCAGATCGCCACCGAGATGCTCAACGAGCTGCAGAACGCCCTCGCCGGCTGGCGGCGAGTCATCGCGGTCCTCGACACCCCGGCCGACATCGCCGACCCCGCCGGGTCGCCCGGCGCGACGCCGGTGCCGCCCGGGCCGGTGACCGCCCGGTTCGAGGGCGTCACGTACGCCTACCCCGACGGCCCGCAGGTCCTCAAGGACATCGACCTGGAGATCCCCGCGCAGGCGCGCGTCGCCGTCGTCGGCGAGACCGGCTCCGGCAAGACGACCCTGGCCAAGCTGCTCACCCGGCTGCAGGACCCGGCGACGGGACGGGTGCTGCTCAACGGCGTCGACCTGCGCGACGTGCCGTTCTCGTCGCTGCGCCGCCGCGTCGTGCTCGTGCCCCAGGAGGGGTTCCTCTTCGACGTGTCGCTGCGGGAGAACATCCGCCTGGCCCGCCCGGGCGCGACCGACGAGGCCGTCGACCTCGTCGTCACCGAGATGGGCCTCCAGCCGTGGCTCGAGGGCCTGCCCCACGGCCTGGACACCCGCGTCGGCCAGCGCGGGGAGTCGCTGTCGGCGGGGGAGCGGCAGCTCGTCGCCGTCGCCCGGGCCTACCTGGCCGACCCCGACCTGCTCGTCCTGGACGAGGCGACCTCCGCGGTCGACCCGGCGACCGAGGTCCGGCTCAACCGCGCGCTGGACGGCCTCACCCGCGGCCGCACGAGCGTGGCGATCGCCCACCGGCTGTCCACGGCCGAGGCGGCCGACCTGGTCGTCGTCGTCGACGCCGGCCGGGTGGTCGAGACCGGGACCTCCGTGGAGCTCGTGCGCGCCGGCGGCGTCTACGCCAGGCTCCACGCGAGCTGGGTGGCCCAGCGCAGCGACGACTCCGCCCCGGTCGACCCGGCCGGACCGTCGACCGGCTCCACGGCCTTCGGGACCCGCGGCGCGGCCGACGACGTGGAGGTGGACGCGTGA
- a CDS encoding ABC transporter ATP-binding protein: MPDAPTFREGLTVVARGIRDEPRTFALAVVGSAVFGASLAGSGWVLGQVTDRYLVPAFRAGEVEAGQAWAAAGAMALVGTLTAIGVIVRRGYATVTQYRLQARYRRSVSRQYLRLPLAWHHRHPTGQLLSNANADVEAAFAIFAPLPFSFGVVVMLFVAGFSMFTADPVLASVAFVVLPLLVVANGFYQRAMAPRVAHAQQLRADVSDVAHESFEGALVVKTLGRETEETERFAARAHELRRANVSVGRARAAFEPVIEALPTLGTLVVLAVGTLRVSSGAIEAGTVVQVAYQLTLLAFPVRAIGWVLAELPRAAVGWRRVGSVLDATGRMQHGSAALPAAPEGRELVVRGLDHDVVDPDGSVQRLLHGIDMDVPAGSTVAVVGSTGSGKSTLTSLLVRLVDPVSGRVSLDGTDVRDVAPGGLSASVAYVPQTTFVFDDTVRGNITLGLEDGPLAVGDDEVWAALRAARAESFVAALPAGLDTRVGERGASLSGGQRQRLAIARALVRRPSVLVLDDATSAVDPTVEREILDGLRDTAGVTVVVVAYRRSTIALADQVVHVEHGRVVDRGTHEELMSRDETYRHLVEAYARDAAEREKLAAGGKG, translated from the coding sequence GTGCCTGATGCCCCCACGTTCCGCGAGGGGCTCACGGTCGTCGCCCGCGGCATCCGCGACGAGCCCCGCACCTTCGCCCTCGCCGTCGTCGGCTCGGCGGTCTTCGGTGCCTCGCTCGCCGGCAGCGGCTGGGTCCTGGGGCAGGTCACCGACCGCTACCTCGTGCCCGCGTTCCGTGCCGGCGAGGTGGAGGCCGGGCAGGCCTGGGCGGCGGCGGGCGCGATGGCCCTGGTCGGCACCCTCACGGCGATCGGCGTCATCGTCCGGCGCGGCTACGCCACCGTCACCCAGTACCGGCTCCAGGCCCGCTACCGCCGCTCGGTGAGCCGGCAGTACCTGCGCCTGCCGCTGGCCTGGCACCACCGCCACCCGACCGGGCAGCTGCTGAGCAACGCCAACGCCGACGTCGAGGCCGCGTTCGCCATCTTCGCGCCGCTGCCGTTCAGCTTCGGCGTCGTCGTCATGCTCTTCGTCGCCGGGTTCTCGATGTTCACCGCCGACCCGGTGCTCGCCTCGGTCGCCTTCGTCGTCCTGCCGCTGCTCGTCGTGGCCAACGGCTTCTACCAGCGCGCGATGGCGCCGCGCGTGGCCCACGCCCAGCAGCTGCGCGCCGACGTCTCCGACGTGGCCCACGAGTCCTTCGAGGGCGCGCTCGTCGTCAAGACCCTGGGCCGCGAGACCGAGGAGACCGAGCGGTTCGCCGCCCGCGCGCACGAGCTGCGGCGAGCCAACGTCTCGGTCGGCCGCGCCCGCGCCGCCTTCGAGCCCGTCATCGAGGCGCTGCCCACGCTGGGCACGCTCGTCGTCCTCGCGGTCGGCACGCTCCGGGTGTCCTCCGGGGCGATCGAGGCCGGCACGGTCGTCCAGGTCGCCTACCAGCTCACCCTGCTCGCCTTCCCCGTCCGGGCGATCGGCTGGGTGCTCGCCGAGCTGCCCCGCGCGGCCGTCGGCTGGCGCCGGGTCGGGTCGGTGCTCGACGCCACGGGCCGGATGCAGCACGGCTCGGCGGCCCTTCCCGCCGCGCCCGAGGGCCGCGAGCTCGTGGTCCGCGGGCTCGACCACGACGTCGTCGACCCCGACGGCAGCGTCCAGCGGCTGCTCCACGGGATCGACATGGACGTGCCCGCCGGGTCGACCGTGGCTGTCGTCGGCTCCACCGGCTCCGGCAAGTCCACCCTGACCTCGCTGCTCGTGCGCCTCGTCGACCCGGTGTCCGGCCGGGTCAGCCTCGACGGCACCGACGTGCGCGACGTCGCCCCCGGCGGGCTGTCCGCGAGCGTGGCGTACGTGCCGCAGACGACGTTCGTCTTCGACGACACGGTGCGCGGCAACATCACCCTCGGCCTGGAGGACGGCCCGCTCGCGGTCGGCGACGACGAGGTGTGGGCCGCCCTGCGCGCCGCTCGCGCCGAGTCCTTCGTCGCCGCCCTGCCCGCCGGCCTCGACACCCGGGTGGGGGAGCGCGGCGCGAGCCTGTCCGGCGGCCAGCGCCAGCGCCTGGCCATCGCCCGGGCCCTGGTCCGCCGCCCCTCCGTCCTCGTGCTGGACGACGCGACGAGCGCCGTCGACCCGACCGTGGAGCGGGAGATCCTCGACGGCCTGCGCGACACCGCGGGCGTCACCGTCGTCGTCGTCGCCTACCGGCGCTCGACCATCGCCCTGGCCGACCAGGTCGTCCACGTCGAGCACGGCCGCGTCGTCGACCGCGGCACCCACGAGGAGCTCATGTCCCGCGACGAGACCTACCGCCACCTGGTCGAGGCGTACGCCCGCGACGCCGCCGAGCGGGAGAAGCTCGCGGCCGGGGGGAAGGGCTGA
- a CDS encoding TIGR03085 family metal-binding protein, which translates to MTPVRAERQALCDSMLEAGPDAPTLCEGWTVLDLAAHLVVREERPDAAAGLVVPPLAGRLDRISAAYASRGLDALVARFRAGPPRWHPTAVPAVDALVNLAELVVHHEDVRRAAGMGPRTDVPELQEAVWKQLPVASGLALRGAAHVPVVAVSTDGRRRVLRRGPYPVVLTGAPVDLLLRLFGRSAAQVDVGGPRLSVQRFSQARLGV; encoded by the coding sequence ATGACACCCGTGCGCGCCGAGCGCCAGGCCCTGTGCGACTCGATGCTCGAGGCCGGCCCCGACGCCCCGACGCTGTGCGAGGGCTGGACGGTCCTCGACCTGGCCGCGCACCTGGTGGTCCGCGAGGAGCGTCCCGACGCGGCGGCCGGCCTCGTCGTCCCGCCCCTCGCCGGGCGGCTGGACCGTATCTCCGCGGCCTATGCCTCCCGCGGCCTGGACGCGCTCGTCGCGCGGTTCCGCGCCGGCCCGCCGCGCTGGCACCCGACCGCCGTGCCGGCCGTGGACGCGCTGGTCAACCTCGCCGAGCTGGTCGTCCACCACGAGGACGTCCGCCGCGCCGCGGGCATGGGACCGCGCACCGACGTGCCCGAGCTGCAGGAGGCCGTGTGGAAGCAGCTGCCCGTGGCCTCTGGGCTCGCCCTGCGCGGCGCCGCCCACGTCCCGGTCGTCGCCGTCAGCACCGACGGCCGCCGCCGGGTGCTGCGCCGCGGCCCCTACCCGGTGGTGCTCACGGGTGCGCCGGTCGACCTGCTGCTGCGGCTCTTCGGCCGGTCGGCGGCCCAGGTCGACGTCGGCGGTCCGCGGCTGTCGGTGCAGCGCTTCTCCCAGGCCCGCCTCGGCGTCTAG